The Natronosporangium hydrolyticum nucleotide sequence GTCGACACGTCGCCACGGCAGCAACCCTTGGCACAGAGCGAACACCTGCCGGGCGATCCTGCTACAAACCATAGGAAAGGTCTGCGGGGAGCGCCGGCCTCGGACAGGGACTCCTTTCGACGGGGTCAGCCGACCCTTGTCACTTCCTCCTACGGGGTGCCCAACCAGGTACATTCCGAATGAGAGCTCAGAGATCCCGATCTACCGATACGGCAACCAGGTAGCAGGTCCCCGCCGGTCGTCCCTTCCCAGCCGTCGTCGGGCGGCGGCCCGGGTAACGACCGACTCAAGAAAGTACGACTTCGGCGGTGGCGGCAGGCAGGAATGCTGGCAAGGTCGCGGGCTGGGTCCGGCGTAGGTGAGCGAGGTTACCGCTGGTAGTCGGTCAGGGTCAGGTTCCACCCGCCGTGTCTTGAGCTGACCCGCTGCGCTGCCCGGATGCGATCAGTGCCGTGACGCCACGCCCGAAAACCAGCTCACCATGAATCCCGTCGGTAGATCAGACGGGGTCACGTCTGCAGGCGGGAGTCCGCAACGGCCTCTGCCGAAACTGGTTCGCGCCATTGCTGATGGTCCGTCGACCGACCCGAAACAACATCCCCGAACCGCTCCACCAACCGTTCCGTTACCGCCCCCGGCACACCACCACCCACCACCCTACGATCCACACTCACCACCGGCACAACCCCCGCCGCAGTACCCGTCAAGAAACACTCATCAGCATGGTAAAGATCCGTCCGTGTCAACGGCTCCACCCGACACTCGACCCCCAACTCCCCCGCCAACACCATCACCGTGTCCCGCACCACCCCCGCCAACGCCCCCGCCGACAACGGCGGTGTCATCAACACCCCATCCCGCACCACAAACAAATTATGAGCCCACCCATCAGTCACCTCCCCCTGGGTATTCAACAAAATCGCCTCATCAAACCCACACGTCAACGCCTCCATCTGCGCCAGATACGAATTCAAATACTGACCCGTCGCTTTCGCAGCCGGAGGAATGACCGTCGACGGCACCCGGTGAAAACTCACCACCTTGGCCGCCACACCCCCCTCCTTCGGA carries:
- a CDS encoding branched-chain amino acid transaminase, with product MSDAKVWMDGSLVDWDAASVHVSAHGLHYGIGFFEGVRCFATPSGPAIFRLTDHLQRLVRSAATYLVALPYGVEELAEACRSVVRANGFADCYLRPVVFLGAGESPLAAPYHVAVIGSTHGPLVGAPKEGGVAAKVVSFHRVPSTVIPPAAKATGQYLNSYLAQMEALTCGFDEAILLNTQGEVTDGWAHNLFVVRDGVLMTPPLSAGALAGVVRDTVMVLAGELGVECRVEPLTRTDLYHADECFLTGTAAGVVPVVSVDRRVVGGGVPGAVTERLVERFGDVVSGRSTDHQQWREPVSAEAVADSRLQT